The Triticum dicoccoides isolate Atlit2015 ecotype Zavitan unplaced genomic scaffold, WEW_v2.0 scaffold177231, whole genome shotgun sequence genome contains the following window.
ttgatctttagccgtgtgcggtgcccccctccacagttttccacctcagtcatatcgtcgtagtgcttaggcgaaaccctgcgccggtaacttcatcaccaccatcaccacgccgtcgtgctgacggaactctccctcggcctcagctggatctagagttcgagggatgtcactgagctgaacgtgtgcagatcgcggaggtaccgtgcattcggtacttgatcggttggatcgcaaagacgttcgactacatcaactgcgttacataacgcttcctctctcggtctacaagggtacgtggacacactctccccctcattgctatacatcacctagatagatcttgcgtgatcgtaggatatttttttttgaaattaccacgttccccgacATTTTGCCCCACAGCTTTGGAAGAATAATTGAAGTTATCTTTGAAGTCTTAAGAATATAGAGTTATCGGAAATAATTTGTTACCCATGGTGGTAGCTACACATGGCCCCAATTTTTATCTCTAATTATTTTGTAAATTATTTTGTACCATGAAAAATTAACTCTATAACGAAAATATCATGACTTTGGGCCAACCAGGCAAGCAAAAAGGCACTTGGGCCATAAAAGCAAGCAAAAAGACCCACGTATAACGTCGGAATATCAATTAACTCTATAACGTCAGAATGATCTATGCACATTAAGACCCACGTATACAAGAACTGCAACTAAATATATTTCCAACAAACGTGTTTGACAGACGCGACAGCACACGAGTAGATTTCGACACACACGAGTACATTTCGACACACGCTTGAGAACTCGAGATCCTCAACCCTACGCTAGAGTTAACTACACACCTACAATACCCACCTGGACACACACCCACCTGGGTTGAGATCACGATATCCTCACCCTACGCTAACCAGGCAGGCCTACAATACCCACCTGGACACACATCATCCTGGGTTCAGATCCTCACGCTACGCTAACCAGACAGGAGGGCGCCCCCGGAGGGTACATGTCCCACACAACATTTTTggcatttcaaaaaatattttcgCGCGCAGGAGGGCACGTGTGCTCTCGGGAGCATGAACCGATTTCCGATTCTCTTGCTACTTGCTTGATATTCAAAAATCAAAATATGTAACTATTATTAGCTTTGCGTTGTAGTCAAGCCCTCCGAGAGGCTGAACTGACACTCATCTTGAGATTAACGAAGTCACCACAGACGCCTCCATAGTCGACAGAAACGTCTTCTCCTACTGAATGAACATCGCCGGAAAGATTGAAATAAATGCAGAAAATATGAGCACCTAACTAGGACAATATTACTTACTTAcgaagccttttatcccaaacaagttggggtaggctagatatgaaaccctttcacgaggacttcctaggaggtcacccatcctagtactactctcgcccaaatgggtttcatacccaaaagactggttagtttttaggttggctcgccaagcctatcacaactcttagatatgaaaccctttcacgaggacttcctaggaggtcacccatcctagtactattctcgctcaaatgggtttcatacctatgggactgactagtttttacgttggctcgccaagcctatcacaaccctcctcctttatccgggcttgggaccggctatgcctagaagacataggcggagttGCTAGAAAATATTTGGAGTGCCTTTATATAGGTCTGCATTTTATTTCACCCATTTAGTCATTCTTTGAATCATATTACACCCAGGTACATAATTAGGAGTAGCTAGTTGTGTGGGACATGGCTGGACTGAAAGCTTAGGTGCATGACTGACAGAGGTATATATGTGGCGTGGCCGTTGCCTTCTTTGACTGCTAAGTTGGCTGATGACTTGTGCACTTTGTATGGCACACGCGTACACACAAATATGTAGACGTATGTAAGTAGCCCTGGGATGAATATGGGCACCTAGCTAGCGTGGACAGCGGAGCACCATGGCCTCGATCGTGATTCCCGGTCCGAAGGCCAGCAGCGCACCCCACTCCGGCAGCGGGCTCCGGCCGCGGCGCAGCTCGTCAAGCACGAACACGATCGTGGCGCCGCTCATGTTGCCGTACTCGCGGAGCACATGCCGGCTGGCCGCCAGCTTCTCCGGCTCCAGCATCAGCACCTTGTCTATATTGTCCAGGATCGGACGCCCTCCTGGGTGCACCGCCCAGAAGAGGTCGTTCCACctcccgttcccattcccattcccagAGCATGGAGGTGGAGCATCGTCGTCGTCCACAATGATGCCACGGAACGCGTCGAGGAGGCACGGCTCGACGCTCTGCCCGACGAGCGTCGGCACCTGGATTGCCAGGTGGAAGTCGATGCCGCCCCCGGAGACCCGCATGCCCAGCGCGTGCTCCGTCCTGGGAATTGTGGTCTGCGTGGCGGACACCATCTCGAAGATCGGGCCCTGCTCGCCGTCTAGGAAGGGGCCGGCCCCGACGACGACGGCGCCCTCTCCGTCCCCGAACAGCGCGTGGCCGACGATGTTGCCGCCGTCGGGCGCTCCGAAGCAGACGAGCGTCATCTCGGAGCAGGCGACGAGGACGCGCGCGCCGCGGTTGTTCTCGGCCAGCTCCTTGGCGAGGCTCAGCGCCCTGCCGCCGCCGTAGCAGCCGTGGAGGCTGAGCATGGTGCGGCTCACCATGGGGCGGAGGCCCAGCAGCGCGGCCAGCCGGAGGTCGGCGGTGGGGGCCTGGCAGGCGGAGTAGGTGCCGAAGACGAGGTGGGTGATGTCGGCGGCCGGGCGGCCCCACTCGGCGATGGCCTTGGCCGCGGCGCACTGCGCCAGCTTCGGCACGGCGTCGACGGTCATGTCCACGCGGGTGTCTAGCGACGGCAGCTCCCTGTCCAACAGCTCCGGGTGCGCGGCCAGCGTCTCCTCTGTCAGGTGGAAGTGCCGCTTCTCGATGCCCGATTTTTCGCCTTGGTGCAACAAGAAAATTCAATTCTTGGTTGAAAATGCATGCATGCAGA
Protein-coding sequences here:
- the LOC119344637 gene encoding bisdemethoxycurcumin synthase-like, which codes for MAMGSSDGAAARRHAAMLGIGTANPTGILVPQDVFADNLFRVTNSDHLPELKEKLKRICEKSGIEKRHFHLTEETLAAHPELLDRELPSLDTRVDMTVDAVPKLAQCAAAKAIAEWGRPAADITHLVFGTYSACQAPTADLRLAALLGLRPMVSRTMLSLHGCYGGGRALSLAKELAENNRGARVLVACSEMTLVCFGAPDGGNIVGHALFGDGEGAVVVGAGPFLDGEQGPIFEMVSATQTTIPRTEHALGMRVSGGGIDFHLAIQVPTLVGQSVEPCLLDAFRGIIVDDDDAPPPCSGNGNGNGRWNDLFWAVHPGGRPILDNIDKVLMLEPEKLAASRHVLREYGNMSGATIVFVLDELRRGRSPLPEWGALLAFGPGITIEAMVLRCPR